A portion of the Macaca nemestrina isolate mMacNem1 chromosome 19, mMacNem.hap1, whole genome shotgun sequence genome contains these proteins:
- the LOC139360148 gene encoding elongin-A3-like, which yields MAAGSTMLHAVEKLQVRLATKTDPKKLEKYLQKLSALPMTADILAETGIRKTVKRLRKHQHVGDFARDLAARWKKLVLVDPNTGPDAQDPEESASRKRYGEALQDQEKAWGFPENGTVPRSPPDSPEHRRTAHRTPPGLRRPHRRSPSREHRAQRKRPRRAPADSGPHRAPPLHTAPLPTPEGPEPAVPGKQPGRGHAHAAQGGPPLGQGCQGQPQGEALVSHSKGHKSSRWASAQKLPPVQESQSERLQVAGADSAGPKTVPSHALSELWDPSAAWMQANYDLLSAFEAMTSQEKPEALSAPTFQEEAAFTGHRVNAKMQVYSGSRPACQPQVLTLRQQCIRGLRHNPDALGDVGGVPYSVLEPLPEGWTPDQLYRREKYNHALAGDTDELWRIHCLQDFKEEKPQEHESWRELYLRLRDSREQRLRAVTTKIRSALENKPIRRQTKMICFNSGAKTPYDASRRQEKSAGAADPEEGEIKPAPKAAGSSHVPSSRGSVGGGDRGGGGLRANPCLSSSNERPAPAAKTRKPAAKKVAPLMAKAIRDYKRRFSRR from the exons ATGGCGGCAGGCTCCACTATGCTGCACGCAGTGGAGAAGCTGCAGGTGCGGCTGGCCACTAAGACGGACCCGAAAAAGCTagagaaatatttgcagaaaCTCTCCGCCTTGCCCATGACGGCAGACATCCTGGCGGAGACTGGAATCAGAAAGACGGTGAAGCGCCTGCGGAAGCACCAGCACGTGGGCGACTTTGCCAGAGACTTAGCGGCCCGGTGGAAGAAGCTGGTGCTTGTGGACCCAAACACCGGGCCTGATGCACAGGACCCCGAGGAGAGCGCTTCCCGAAAGCGCTATGGGGAGGCTCTTCAGGACCAGGAAAAGGCCTGGGGCTTCCCAGAGAACGGGACGGTCCCCAGGAGCCCACCTGACAGTCCTGAGCACAGACGGACAGCACACAGAACACCTCCGGGGCTCCGGAGACCTCACCGAAGGTCTCCCAGTCGCGAGCACAGAGCCCAGAGAAAGCGCCCCAGAAGGGCCCCAGCTGATTCAGGCCCCCATCGGGCCCCTCCATTGCACACCGCTCCCCTCCCGACGCCCGAGGGCCCTGAGCCGGCTGTGCCCGGGAAGCAACCCGGAAGAGGCCACGCTCACGCCGCTCAGGGCGGGCCTCCGCTGGGTCAGGGCTGCCAGGGCCAACCCCAGGGGGAAGCGCTTGTGAGCCACAGCAAGGGGCACAAATCGTCCCGCTGGGCTTCCGCGCAGAAATTGCCTCCTGTCCAGGAAAGCCAGTCAGAGAGGCTGCAGGTGGCCGGTGCTGATTCCGCGGGGCCGAAAACGGTGCCCAGCCATGCCTTGTCAGAGCTCTGGGACCCCTCAGCGGCCTGGATGCAGGCCAACTACGATCTACTTTCCGCTTTTGAGGCCATGACCTCCCAGGAAAAGCCAGAAGCACTCTCCGCACCAACGTTCCAGGAGGAAGCCGCCTTCACTGGACACAGAGTGAATGCAAAGATGCAGGTGTACTCGGGCTCCAGGCCTGCCTGCCAGCCCCAGGTGCTGACGCTGCGCCAGCAGTGCATCCGGGGGCTTAGACACAATCCGGACGCCCTCGGCGACGTGGGAGGGGTCCCCTACTCGGTTCTTGAACCCCTTCCGGAAGGGTGGACGCCTGATCAGCTGTATCGCAGAGAGAAATACAATCACGCACTCGCTGGGGACACAGATGAATTATGGAGGATTCATTGTCTCCAGGACTTCAAGGAAGAAAAGCCACAGGAGCACGAGTCTTGGCGGGAGCTGTATCTGCGGCTTCGGGACTCCCGAGAGCAGCGGCTGCGAGCAGTCACCACGAAAATCCGATCTGCACTTGAAAACAAACCCATCCGCCGACAGACAAAGATGATCTGTTTCAACTCTGGGGCCAAGACGCCTTATGATGCTTCAAGGAGGCAAGAGAAGTCTGCAGGAGCCGCTGACCCCGAAGAGGGAGAGATCAAGCCAGCCCCCAAAGCCGCGGGCAGCAGCCACGTTCCCTCCAGCCGGGGCAGCGTGGGCGGTGGCGATAGGGGCGGTGGCGGCCTG AGGGCCAACCCCTGCCTGAGCAGCAGCAATGAGCGCCCGGCGCCCGCCGCCAAAACCCGGAAACCGGCTGCCAAGAAAGTGGCCCCGCTGATGGCCAAGGCAATTCGAGACTACAAGAGGAGATTCTCCCGAAGATAA
- the LOC139360147 gene encoding elongin-A3-like, with translation MAAGSTTLHAVEKLQVRLATKTDPKKLEKYLQKLSALPMTADILAETGIRKTVKRLRKHQHVGDFARDLAARWKKLVLVDPNTGPDAQDPEESASRKRYGEALQDQEKAWGFPENGTVPRSPPDSPEHRRTAHRTPPGLRRPHRRSPSREHRAQRKRPRRAPADSGPHRAPPLHTAPLPTPEGPEPAVPGKQPGRGHAHAAQGGPPLGQGCQGQPQGEALVSHSKGHKSSRWASAQKLPPVQESQSERLQVAGADSAGPKTVPSHALSELWDPSAAWMQANYDLLSAFEAMTSQEKPEALSAPTFQEEAAFTGHRVNAKMQVYSGSRPACQPQVLTLRQQCIRGLRHNPDALGDVGGVPYSVLEPLPEGWTPDQLYRREKYNHALAGDTDELWRIHCLQDFKEEKPQEHESWRELYLRLRDSREQRLRAVTTKIRSALENKPIRRQTKMICFNSGAKTPYDASRRQEKSAGAADPEEGEIKPASKAAGSSHVPSSRGGVGGGDRGGGGLVGGGGSSNERPAPAAKTRKPAAKKVAPLMAKAIRDYKRRFSRR, from the exons ATGGCGGCAGGCTCCACTACGCTGCACGCAGTGGAGAAGCTGCAGGTGCGGCTGGCCACTAAGACGGACCCGAAAAAGCTagagaaatatttgcagaaaCTCTCCGCCTTGCCCATGACGGCAGACATCCTGGCGGAGACTGGAATCAGAAAGACGGTGAAGCGCCTGCGGAAGCACCAGCACGTGGGCGACTTTGCCAGAGACTTAGCGGCCCGGTGGAAGAAGCTGGTGCTTGTGGACCCAAACACCGGGCCTGATGCACAGGACCCCGAGGAGAGCGCTTCCCGAAAGCGCTATGGGGAGGCTCTTCAGGACCAGGAAAAGGCCTGGGGCTTCCCAGAGAACGGGACGGTCCCCAGGAGCCCACCTGACAGTCCTGAGCACAGACGGACAGCACACAGAACACCTCCGGGGCTCCGGAGACCTCACCGAAGGTCTCCCAGTCGCGAGCACAGAGCCCAGAGAAAGCGCCCCAGAAGGGCCCCAGCTGATTCAGGCCCCCATCGGGCCCCTCCATTGCACACCGCTCCCCTCCCGACGCCCGAGGGCCCTGAGCCGGCTGTGCCCGGGAAGCAACCCGGAAGAGGCCACGCTCACGCCGCTCAGGGCGGGCCTCCGCTGGGTCAGGGCTGCCAGGGCCAACCCCAGGGGGAAGCGCTTGTGAGCCACAGCAAGGGGCACAAATCGTCCCGCTGGGCTTCCGCGCAGAAATTGCCTCCTGTCCAGGAAAGCCAGTCAGAGAGGCTGCAGGTGGCCGGCGCTGATTCCGCGGGGCCGAAAACGGTGCCCAGCCATGCCTTGTCAGAGCTCTGGGACCCCTCAGCGGCCTGGATGCAGGCCAACTACGATCTACTTTCCGCTTTTGAGGCCATGACCTCCCAGGAAAAGCCAGAAGCACTCTCCGCACCAACGTTCCAGGAGGAAGCCGCCTTCACTGGACACAGAGTGAATGCAAAGATGCAGGTGTACTCGGGCTCCAGGCCTGCCTGCCAGCCCCAGGTGCTGACGCTGCGCCAGCAGTGCATCCGGGGGCTTAGACACAATCCGGACGCCCTCGGCGACGTGGGAGGGGTCCCCTACTCGGTTCTTGAACCCCTTCCGGAAGGGTGGACGCCTGATCAGCTGTATCGCAGAGAGAAATACAATCACGCACTCGCTGGGGACACAGATGAATTATGGAGGATTCATTGTCTCCAGGACTTCAAGGAAGAAAAGCCACAGGAGCACGAGTCTTGGCGGGAGCTGTATCTGCGGCTTCGGGACTCCCGAGAGCAGCGGCTGCGAGCAGTCACCACGAAAATCCGATCTGCACTTGAAAACAAACCCATCCGCCGACAGACAAAGATGATCTGTTTCAACTCTGGGGCCAAGACGCCTTATGATGCTTCAAGGAGGCAAGAGAAGTCTGCAGGAGCCGCTGACCCCGAAGAGGGAGAGATCAAGCCAGCCTCCAAAGCCGCGGGCAGCAGCCACGTTCCCTCCAGCCGGGGCGGCGTGGGCGGTGGCGATAGGGGCGGTGGCGGCCTGGTGGGCGGCGGGG GCAGCAGCAATGAGCGCCCGGCGCCCGCCGCCAAAACCCGGAAACCGGCTGCCAAGAAAGTGGCCCCGCTGATGGCCAAGGCAATTCGAGACTACAAGAGGAGATTCTCCCGAAGATAA